One stretch of Passer domesticus isolate bPasDom1 chromosome 2, bPasDom1.hap1, whole genome shotgun sequence DNA includes these proteins:
- the TBX19 gene encoding T-box transcription factor TBX19: MANLGCKKPSDCTVSRLLSVVESELLAGRDKGDPTEKQLQVVLEDATLWQRFREVTNEMIVTKNGRRMFPVLKISVSGLDPNAMYSFLLDFAPTDGHRWKYVNGEWVPAGKPEPPNHSCVYIHPDSPNFGAHWMKAAISFSKVKLTNKLNGSGQIMLNSLHKYEPQVHIVRVGGPHRMVMNCSFPETQFIAVTAYQNEEITALKIKYNPFAKAFLDAKERSHSKDAPDTVSEGQHMTYSHLGGWLISNPDPMCASGSSNYQYSGALPLPTPQAPHSCERYSALRSHRAAPYPPSYMQRNHSPTVNLLDSSSNNLQVFSGHDSWTLPSSPHTNLLSVPHTKGGASPGPSHYPCLWTVSNSAVNVANPGSEVNSNPPSVFLRGNVPLPAASSVQIPLQGMVSGGMEAQGEGTLTRLTDSAWTSSHSF; encoded by the exons GAACTCCTGGCTGGGAGAGACAAAGGAGACCCCACGGAGAAACAGCTCCAGGTTGTCTTGGAGGATGCGACACTCTGGCAGAGATTCAGGGAAGTCACTAATGAGATGATTGTGACCAAGAATGGCAG GCGGATGTTCCCTGTTTTGAAGATCAGCGTGTCAGGCTTGGATCCGAATGCCATGTATTCCTTCCTGCTGGACTTCGCTCCGACTGATGGCCATCGCTGGAAGTATGTCAATGGAGAATGGGTGCCAGCTGGGAAACCAGAGCCACCAAACCACAGCTGTGTCTACATCCACCCAGACTCTCCCAACTTTGGGGCCCATTGGATGAAAGCTGCCATTTCCTTCAGCAAAGTCAAACTTACCAACAAGCTCAATGGGAGCGGGCAG ATAATGTTGAACTCCCTGCACAAATACGAGCCCCAGGTGCACATAGTTCGCGTAGGCGGCCCCCACCGGATGGTGATGAACTGCTCCTTCCCTGAGACGCAGTTCATAGCAGTGACTGCCTACCAGAATGAAGAG ATAACAGCTCTCAAAATCAAGTATAATCCCTTTGCCAAAGCCTTCCTGGATGCAAAGGAAAG aagTCATTCTAAGGATGCTCCAGATACAGTCTCTGAAGGTCAACATATGACATATTCTCACT TGGGTGGCTGGTTGATTTCCAACCCAGATCCAATGTGTGCCTCGGGAAGCTCTAATTACCAGTACAGTGGAGCTTTGCCTCTGCCCACTCCACAGGCTCCCCACAGCTGTGAGAGATACTCAGCCCTGCGAAGCCATCGGGCTGCTCCATACCCACCCTCCTACATGCAGAGGAATCACTCCCCTACAG tTAACTTATTGGACAGCTCCAGCAATAATCTTCAGGTATTCTCAGGACACGACAGCTGGACTTTGCCATCTTCTCCACACACTAATTTGctctctgtgccacacacaAAGGGAGGTGCCAGCCCTGGACCCAG CCACTACCCTTGCCTGTGGACAGTGAGCAACAGTGCTGTAAATGTTGCCAACCCAGGAAGCGAGGTGAACAGCAACCCTCCAAGTGTGTTTTTAAGGGGTAATGTCCCCTTACCTGCTGCATCATCAGTGCAAATCCCTCTGCAGGGAATGGTGTCTGGTGGCATGGAAGCACAAGGGGAAGGCACTCTCACCAGACTGACTGACTCTGCGTGGACATCCTCACACTCCTTTTAA